CCTAAAACTCAATCCTAAAAAGTATCATTCACTGCTGAAGATACATGTCTATACGACTTTTACATGAGTTTCGCcatttatttaaaagttaaagGTCTTTTGACAAGTTGCACTTGGATGAAAATTAGAATAGTTAGAGTTACCTTACGTGAAAATGCCagaatttgattggttgatacgATGGAAAAATTTTACTCTATCCCATGGCATCGCTGGAGACACTTTTTTAAAGCCCCCCTCTCGTACAGACCAACCAGAAATtgataatgtaaatattttaaagacaGTGTTAAAGTGCTAACATTTTGAATAGACTGTTAACAAAAACAATATGACAGTGAGTTTACTTTGTTATTTTCTAATGAATGTAACTGACAGAACattcagaataatgaatttaatAACACATACATTGTAGCTGAGAGAATGATAGAGAAAATTGTTAGCCCTCGAAAAACTTTGTCAACCTTGGCTTGTACCTTAATGTGCAAGTCGTTAAACAAATAgccatcaatcaatcattcaaataaattaataccATTTTTTTCTGTCACTTTAGTAACTATTTGACATATAACTATTATATCTGAGACTGAACCTTTTATATACTTGAGGTTGGATACTTGATAAATGTTATCAATTCTATAGTCAATTTAGCTTACGATGGCTTACAATGTGGAGGTAAATTGTCatgatgtttttaaaaaaagaagtagATCAGTTCTTCTTGAAGTTAtggttatacatttttttttatatattttttagtcGTTGGGTACCTGTCTAGTTTGAGTATATCCATAACCTTAAGTAGCTAGTCAAACCTTCACTGgtatgccatatatatatatatatatatatatatatatatatatagcgacGATAATGGAAGTCTCTATTGTATTGTGTTCTTGTTTAGATCCTGGGTAAAGTACACTAGTGTTTAATACAAGTGGTAGGTTTGAATAGCTACAAAACCAGATTTAACCAACTGTTTTCCgcgaaaatacatgtatcaacttGGTAataccaagtcagcaatatgacagtaGTTTTCTATTAGTTTCATTGTTCGATAATGTCAGTTTTTCATGGACTTTCCCGTTTCATTGTTCGATAATGTCAGTTTTTCATGGACTCTCTCGTTTCATTGTTCGATAATGTCAGTTTTTCATGGACTTTCCCGTTTCATTGTTCGATAATGTCAGTTTTTCATGGATTTTCTCGTTTCATTGTTCGATAATGTCAGTTTTTCATGGACTTTCTCGTTTCATTGTTCGATAATGTCAGTTTTTCATGGACTTTCCCGTTTCATTGTTCGATAATGTCAGTTTTTCATGGACTTTCCCGTTTCATtgtttgataatgtcagtttttcATGGACTCTCCCGTTTCATTGTTCGATAATATCAGTTTTTCATGGACtttcccgttttgaatttacaTCGGAGttggttatttttgttattcatgtTCCTGATACGAAGATCAACAATATCCAATCAGACAACTTTCAAAAACCAAAGTTCCATAAATGACAAGAACATTAAGATACAGCAAAGGTAAACCAATTACGTCagggttcctgacttgggatagacaCAAATGTAATTCAAGCATGTAAAGAAGTTAacggtttttttgttgttgcaatcCATCTTCCCTTTTGTTATCTTGTTAagtaaacaaaaaaagaaaagatgcgTCAGTCTTTACATACACTAAGTATCATTTCAGGGAAAGCACCAGATATTTATATCAGTTGTATGCTTTTAACACAACGTTGTCAAATGATACATGGTGTATGTCTTAGTTAGTTAGGCTAAGTATATTCCTTACCGGAGATCATATCTATAAATAGATGATGACGATTGGATACAAGATTTCTTTACATGATTACATATATTGACGGTGGTGTCTTCCTCGGCATCTTCACTCATGGCCCCCTGTTGATTTTACAGGGATAAAATCAGGTATATGGTACTAGTATGGTAACTAGTACATAGTAAAATTAACGGAGAAAATCAGACTTTACTATGATATAAGACCCGATGACGATAAATTACACATAACCATAAAGATATCAAAGAAACTTCAAACAAAACACTTCAAGCGGTAAATAATAATAGAATGAATCATAAAGTCACAACCATACAATATCTTACTCgaacaaattatcaaataattgGGTATGCCACTTCGAAATATTATACGGCTTGAAATAATGCATGATATAATGTTTAGTTACgcttaaaacattatattttgcCTATACTGCATAAATACTTaatgtatattaaataaaaactgAATTCGTAAAAGCGAATACTACTTTCTAGCTTTCATTAGCATTGCATCCGCCACCGTTTAAAACTCATTCTTTGAAagaatttattaacaaaaaaaaaacaatctgttTAAGTTAGCACTTTAGCTATGAGAACACGCCTGAATTATTCTCACAATTCATCATAGCAGTAATTGTGTATATTGtttgaatattgtaaatatattgtttgttataaataaattaacCGCTTGGCGTTGTTGGTGGGCACAGTTTGTTCACCTTTGACGAGAGCATCGCAACTTGGGTAAGAAGTGTAGTAACCATGTTTTGGACTTGTTTGACATCTTTTTGTGCTTTCTGTATATCTGCTTGAGTTTGTGCTTTAATGGTACTGACGAGCTGTGCTGTGTTGATGGTTCCACCACCGGAAGATGGTGCTTGCAGTCCGGAAAGGTCAGCTTTCACTACCAACAATTCCCCTGCTTGAGCGGAAATCTGAAAAACATTTAAAGGTTGACAAGtgaaaaatattgtaaattgtCCATTTAGTAAAACAgaaaatacatatttattaaaatgagTAATAACTCCATGAATAAacatttaatgatatttttgtatattttagtgCTATTATAAACGGTATAACAACACGGTACCGATACAGAGACGAAGACAGAAATTAtgtataaactaaaaaaaattatctgcaAATGTGTTAAACATACATGTAGCTAACAAGTAATGTTTTGGTAaaataataaagatttattttaattttatgggtTAAAAAGGTTGCATATGTGTGTGTCTTAGTTGAACGAACATCTTTTTACTATTTAATTGATGAGAGGAATAAAAATAACTACAAATGTGTTGAAAGAGAAAATACCACCAAGAAGTGACTTTAACTCTAGCCATCGCATCGAATTACTTTTTTGGTTACAATTTTGATTGTATATAcccataaaaaatatatacatttacactTATAAGATATAGTCATAGAAAAATCAACGCATCATAATATTTGAAGTTCATGCAGTTATAAACAAATTATCCGAAGATGTGTTacatttaaagtattttaaatgCTTAGGATACTCTTtatcttataaaaatatgttCAATGCAACAGCTTTATTTATCAAAAGGTAAGCTGCTATATATATGTGTCCTGAAGAGGTAAGCtgctacaatgtatatatatgtgtCCTGAAAGAAATATTCGTATTCAGCTTATTGTGTACAGGtatttgattataaaaatgtaaatgaaaaagaaaactaaCCTGGCTAGTCAGCTTGGTAATTTCTTGTAACAGGTTATCAGCTTGTGTCTTTACTTTTGTTACATCTGTCTCCATCTTCTTAGAGGTCACTTGTCCATTGAGTAGCCTAATGCCAAGCTGTTGTAGCTGTTTCTCAATACTGGTAAGATTACTAAGTAGTCCGCTTGCTTCCTGTGAAAGGATCTTTATCTGGGGATCTGTTGCCTTCTTGAAGTTATCAAAGTCTTGTTTGGTAGTTTGGATCATTTTCTCTGCAGCGGTCAGTCTGGCGACAGATTGGTTGGTAGCTTGTGCAACGACGTCAATGTCATGGGACTGGTTCAGTAACTGCGACATTATTCTATTAGTCTTGTCAGAGAGTCCTGTAAACTGTTGTTGTTGTAGTGTGTCGACAGATTTCAAATCATTTTCCAGTTGCTTGTATTTATTCTCCAGAGCGGTAATTTGGATACTGGATGGACCTGAAGATGGTTGTGGCTGGGATCCGGAAGTTGGCGGTTTAtagtttttaatcatattttccAAATTTAGCAGTTTCTGCTCAGCCGTTGCTAACTGTACAGCTTGTTTGTTGATTTGATTTTGAATTGCAGAATTAACCTTTGACTCCTCTATTGCATTTCGCTGAAATTCCAATGATAAATTAAATATTCTACCGTTAATGTCACCAACAGCCTTGGTCAGCAAGTCTTTTGTGTCGTGAATTAACTGGTTAACTGTTCCGCTAGTCTGTCCAGGATTAACACCTTGTCCTTTAATTTTCTGAAGCTCTCCGTTCAAATCATTCACTTTTGAAACATACATTTTAGTGTCTGTCTGTAACTGAGCTAAAGTTCCTTGCACAATACTATTCTGAGAAACATATTGGAGACGAGTTCTGTCCAAATCTTGTTTAACATTGTCTATTTTCTGCTCTAGGGCTGTTGATGTAGCGGAACATGCTCCCTTTGCATCTGGAACTGTAAATTCATATTTACAAGTTGGTTGTTTCTTACTTACACCGAGGGGAATATACTGTGCATCAACACAAAGAAGTCCGAAAAGAAATAGAAATTTGATAAATTGTGCCATTTTTGTATGTTACAATGTCGATGGCGTTATCCTGTCTACTACAAATTGTGATATAAATGGAATTTATAGGTTACAGAGGCGGAGTACTTGTTTGACCGTCAAGaaaagtaaattttgaggtgTTGTTTAAAAGCGATTGGCGGATTCAGAATTGATAACTCATCCATGTTTTCCAATGTTTGTATCCTATGTTTGCACGTTAGTTGTTTACCCCCAATGACGTTCGAATGGCCCGAAATGGTGATGTATAAATAAATTTGCAACAAAATATAGCTAGATAGAGCtaaacaaataaaagattaaaagaaaTCTCATAAAAATCTTTTCATAGATGTCTTAATTATCCtttaatcaatttaaaaagtCCAGCCCATCTTGTGGAAGACGacgatatttattttaaatacttaGATTCTCTTTTGAAGTACTTAGAGAAAAGATACACACAAACACCATTAAAGGAAGTTCTATATTAAATACAGGATTGGCAGGGTTTTTGATTAAAAGTAGTTAAACGATTATCTAGGCTACATGGTCTTTTACTTTTACTTACGGTTATGTGTTGTCTATCATTTAATATCAACaaatcaaaatgtatatagtcttCGTGAAACGTGATTAGATATACTAATAATTgctattgaaataaaaaaagtcagACCTCGGAGCAAATTACTCTCATTCCTTATTGTTCATGTTGCTACTATTGATCATATATGGTAGAAacatatgaaaaatattaaacatgttttataaatatgcgtacaatgtatatattttgttttgaatcttTACTTTTTTAAGGGTTGCgtatttaaaaaattactttcaCTCGTTATTTTTCATGTTCCTTGTACTTAGGCATATATGGTAGAAACAAATAGAAAAGcaaaatgatatatatgttttataaacatgcgccgtatatatattttattgtgacatttttcatttttacggGTTgtgcattttcaaaattaaacaaactcAAGTATGTGACAGACTTCATTAAATACTATATCGTTATTGTTCGTATAATCCGAACGTGCAACAGAGTGGGAAGTTTGTTTCAAAGTTTTCGTAAATATCTGACGAACCATGCATTATTTGACTGAGTTGATATGTCGCTAAATAACATTTACCaggcaagattttttttttgcatcagtTATCGTTTCGCTATCGATGTGGatatatcatttaaattatatatgACGGTTTGACATAATATATTGGGACAAATGGACAAAATATTTGAACTCGTAAAGCtgttttttgaagaaaatgatcTTGTACAATACCATCTCTAGACTGTAAAAATTCATGGGAAATAATTATATCAGGTGTTGGGAAATTCATTCTATTTTCAGTTTATTGCTTGAGAAAATCGTGAATGTTTACAGTTCGTCATTTTTTAGTTGCTATATACCCGTGTTACTGATTCCGTACACGAATCTTGTGAATTGTTGTTTCCAAACTTTCCCTCCCTCAGACTTCATGAAATGGCAAGCAAACAAACCCATTTGTTTATCTTTTCCAAAACGAAAGGAATGTGTTTAATTGTTTGTTTCTCTAAAGTTTGAAACTTTTCGCCTGTTTGACAATAACAAAAATCAATAAACATACTCCTCTTACTGACTTTATGTAGATTATGAAATTTCCTTGTTGCTTTAGAGGGTAATGGGTCAGTATGTGAAGTGTTATTATTGACATTGTCCATAGTCCAAATCTAAATTTTTAAGAGTGTCAGTCTACGGAAATCTAATCTAAtctgcaaattgaaaaaaaaaaaaaacgtttcttGTATATGGAGTTGCAATATTTTCTTTCGTAAACGAGATGCATTGTAGGAAAATGTTTACCCATTAGTTGTTTTTATCGAAAAACTAATCTTTATGATTAATGTTATTTCTTGCAGCACGTGTCAAATGGTACCTACttgtatcaaaataataaaaaatgcatattaaaaaaaataaagggacAATTCGGAAATCAATTTAAACTTAAAAGGAACACCTCGTATATAAGTTAcaggaaatttagaaattttgtataaTCCCTATAAaagattaaataatttaaattagtAAAATTACTAAAAACAATgctattaaaaaagttaaaactcCATATCAGAAATGAATTTCCTTATAACAAAATCAAGCATTTTGTACACTTGGAATTATTATAGATTACTTTAGCTATAATTATAGTGCGGAAATTCGGAAAAGTGGGTCTTCGATGATTTTCagcttcttatttttttatttttttttggccttttaaactttttcaaaacGTTCGTCTGACGTACATAATTGTAGAACCTTTGATGCGTTGATAGAAATGccattaatttttgtttaaatatattgttttaggTAGACTACTAATGTTCACTATTCTAAAGTGCCTAGGGATTAAAAGACAGATATACAGACTacaatttatattgtttttttcatattgagATTGGATGACTAGTGTGAATCTAGCCGTCGAtagcagccggcgttaatattcatgaggccagcctgcaataatattcatgagccgtcaataatattcatgagatgacttgcgttcgaagaagtgttgttagaaactatgaacgatCATTATGATTTAATAACGTtcctatttatatttgatattgcttcaaacaggcatgtcaatgggtgtcttcttcgaggtccgcgtttacCTAATCAACTTTGGGTCTTCTTCAAGGTCTGCGTCTTTTaacaacattgtaaatgtaataaaaacacaCTAGTTAGGTTATCGTGTAGGATgaagtttcttatcaatgaaagaagaatgctatcaaaatgaaattttacagtcatatgcatcacggttttaacaattaaaaaaaaagtctgaaattagaccgcttacactaaatttatcgtttaagatcacataaaaatagattgttatacaaggctctaagatggaacacttcatcttttggacacatatattcttatttaacactggaagtatgcactgtaaatttcatttaacacagtttgttttcccagtcaaaattgttgacgttGTGATGATGAGGTAAACAATGGGCTTggtaatgaatttataatgattttttttggatatttcaaaatagttttagggatatgggatatttgtaaaaaatatttattgggatattaggggtaaaGTTATAGCGATacgggatattgggataaaaagttaatgggatatgggatattgacaAGCCTCAACACTTTTGTAGTATTATTGTCTTATTTGAAGCAGCTGGTAATATAGTTACTTCAAATTTTACTTTACACGATACTATGATAACGTCTCTCTGATTCTTAGTTGCACTATCGTTCATGGTTAGGTCGATAATTGACgtcattttgacgttttcactctcCTTTAGGTAACACGGTACTTTCTACAAAAATAAcgtataataacaaatatttgacctttACAGTGAAATGCAGTGAAGTTTAGCATTTgctagttcattgataacattctggcgtatcataaacaaacaacttgtaacgtctcatttcattggccgaaagattcaaatacaacaacaatgtagtcagtgtgcacgtgaattgacacaggtgaccgacaatggaatgtactatgttactacgaacgtaaaaacaaggatttgtttatgtttacaaacctttggttaaaagaattaaataaatcttttgttaacttcaaatagtggggtcgaaatatactgatattttgtattaagtaatattctaagttctttatgcatgc
The window above is part of the Mytilus galloprovincialis chromosome 4, xbMytGall1.hap1.1, whole genome shotgun sequence genome. Proteins encoded here:
- the LOC143071310 gene encoding uncharacterized protein LOC143071310, with protein sequence MAQFIKFLFLFGLLCVDAQYIPLGVSKKQPTCKYEFTVPDAKGACSATSTALEQKIDNVKQDLDRTRLQYVSQNSIVQGTLAQLQTDTKMYVSKVNDLNGELQKIKGQGVNPGQTSGTVNQLIHDTKDLLTKAVGDINGRIFNLSLEFQRNAIEESKVNSAIQNQINKQAVQLATAEQKLLNLENMIKNYKPPTSGSQPQPSSGPSSIQITALENKYKQLENDLKSVDTLQQQQFTGLSDKTNRIMSQLLNQSHDIDVVAQATNQSVARLTAAEKMIQTTKQDFDNFKKATDPQIKILSQEASGLLSNLTSIEKQLQQLGIRLLNGQVTSKKMETDVTKVKTQADNLLQEITKLTSQISAQAGELLVVKADLSGLQAPSSGGGTINTAQLVSTIKAQTQADIQKAQKDVKQVQNMVTTLLTQVAMLSSKVNKLCPPTTPSG